From the genome of Trypanosoma brucei brucei TREU927 chromosome 11 chr11_scaffold01 genomic scaffold, whole genome shotgun sequence:
TCACGTTGCACAGAATTAGCAAGCCGACAACGTTCCACACGTAAAAGTTCCCGAAGTTCATCCGCCTCTTCCACAGCAAAGCGACCAAATATGGAGGAGGATACGCCCCTCTGAATTGGGGGAACGCCACCGTGCGTATGATACGGCAACGTCTCAATTCCTCTAACGCCTACATCATTACATCCATCCGCCGCTGCCGTCGTCCCAACGTTGCATGTCATTTCTGCGAAACCGGCAACAACTGTAGAGGAGCAACTGATGACTGCTTCAGCAGCAGGACAAAAACTAGAAGACACACACAAgtataaatgaaagaaactgAGTACCGTTAAACGGAACGACGTTGCCGGTAACTCCACAATGATTTCTTCCACTCTGTCCTCTAAGGACTCCAGAACagtctttgttgttttgttttgttttgctcacGCTTCGTTTGATGCAGTACACGCGTGAGGTGTTCTCACCACAACTTTGTTTGTCTATTTATTCCCGAGTCGTCCTTTTCACTTTGCCTTCCCACGTCGCAAAACTGTTAACACTGTTGCTGTGAGTTGCCAGAGGCACTACAATGGACGACCAGCGCCCACTGAATTTGAAGGTCAAAGCCCGGTGCTGTCAGGCAACCCctcaaacaataataataattattagcAATTCACAAGAGGAGACGCAGGAAAATTTTAAGAGAGGCaacgaaaacacaaacaaaaagcaaaagaacacAGGAGCGCGAAAGAACTTAAAGAAACGCACAGGAGTTTTTACAGCACAAACTTTATTAGGTACACaggtttctctccttttttccagCGCTCGACTGTACTCTCTCAGCCCTCTGACACGCGCTAATCAGCATGAAGTCGAAGGAATAGGTGAAGTatcaacaaaataaaaagaagggtgaaagaaaaaataataataataatagggtCAAAGGTGGTGGTCGAACAGTTGGAATGTgatgtgaaggaaatatgtGAATCAAAGAAGGAATTAAAAGGCCGGTTGCGACCCGCCACTTAATTTCCCCAACTTTCATCCACCTCCTTTCGGACATTGTCATTCGCTGTAGAAGCGGCATACACGCGAATGCTCTTTTATTAAGTGGATCTCTATAAAAGACTAATGCCGCAGCATTTCGTCTCTAACAAACAGTTACCTCATAATCAATGCATGAGCCAtcacaaaagaggaaggtcaggggggaagagaaggaaagaaggaagtggaCAATATCTCACgtcacacacaaaaagcaaaaaaaaaaggtgtcaATATTGTTCCGATCATTGCGTCGTTACAAACCACTTTCGTCACATTCCACTCTCCTATTCATTcgcttctcttcccctccacAATTTCATTTGTGTATTCATTCGTTTCGTTTTAATAATGTTACTTCATCACCTTCAATGTGGAACTTTACTGTCTCTCTGTTCCAACAGTGTTTACCTCCACATTATAcgatgaacaaaaaaaactaaaagtTATGTGTTGTGATCTACTCGTTACCCATTTGAATATGAGCAAACAAATACATGTAAATGTATAAAAGTGTGTGCGTGAATCTATGTTTTTCAGCGCCCGCCAGCGAGGGAGTGAAGGTGCAACATCTCCGCTAAGTGTGCAGTAGATTCTCGCCCCTCCACAACAACTGCGTCCCGTCTAACGAAATCCCGGAGCGGGGGTACAAGAAATTCTTCTGTGTCAGTTACGCAGTCATTCCAACGAACAACGGGAATAAGTGGCGTAAGTCCAGCCGTGATGGGACCCTCGTGAGCGAACACCACAATAAAGGAATGTTctgcttgttgttgttgctgctgatgttgctgctgctgttgttgttgctctgGAGCAGCAGTAAACCGAGGAATGTAACATGACAGGAGTACAGGCCGCACATCACGTGTGTACTTCCCAAGCCCGCGCTCAACAGTCAAGGTGTAGAGCAGTCTCTCAACTAATACACCGAGACGAAATGGACAACCGAAAGTCTCCAATGCGGTTGATGTGTTCGTCGGGTCGGCAGGTTGTGTATAATGAATCCCTTTGGTGCTTTGCATCATTCCGGGTTGCATTAGTGCACTTGTAGCCGTTGCCACCGACTCATGTAGAGCCTGAGCCTCTTTTACAGCTGCTCCAAATGCTGGAGAATTGGGGTCAGCGTCTATTATGTCGTGGGCGCGCCAGAATTGTTCACGGCGGAACTCCCtcaacttttccttcatgGTAGTTTCATCCTTCGACGTGGTGTATATGGTGCTTGGTGGCGCGGCCGATAGCAATGCTGTGAACAGTGTGCAGATATCAAACGTAGATACTTCAACACTGTAACCTGTTGTGCGCGCCACGCATTGAATTTGTATCGGGTTTTTAATAAAACTACCCCGCGTGCGCAGCAGTTGCTTGAGTTCGTTACGTACTAGTTGGCATGAGTCTTTTTTCACATCGTCTGGAAGCTCCCGCCATGGTTGTTGGGCAACCTTGGCTGACACACCGCAGCGAGCCAACAGCTGGCGGAGGGTTCCCAAACCCTCTTCCACGCGATGCAGGGAAAGTAGACCAGCAACAACGGGATGGAGCCACATGGCGTTCCACAATGAAAGGTGTCGCAGTAAGAAAAGTTGATCTTCTTCTAAACTAGAGAGCTGCATAGTGTTGCTAGATGAGACCTGTTTGTGGTACCGGTTGACTGTATCATTGGTTAGGTCGTCAAGAAGCCCGTGACGGATGCCTTTGCGCAGCTTCACTTCATTGTGGATTCGACGCATGTCTGTAATATACGTGCCATAATCCACCAGACGACGCTTAAATAAGTCACATACACCCAATGCAGCATGCCACAACACAGGTTCCTTAACACGATTCAACAGTATCGCCAAGTCGTACATCTCTAGCGCACAGCTCTTCCCAGCACACTCCGCAGCATAATACAGTCGTTCCAAATGTGCGGGAACATCTTCTCTCAACCAGTCGAGCCGCTCCTGACTTTGCGAGGGAGTCatctcatcatcatcaccatactCGTCGTCATTCTCATCATCGTCGTCGTCGTCGCTACTGCTTGCCTCATCGCTaacttcatcttcctcaACATCCCCTTCAGCATGCTGACGGACTCTTCTACGGTGCATTTGGCGTCTACGGCGGCGTCGGCGACGTGCCTTCTCTTGCTCACGCTGAGTACGAAAGAAATCATCTACTTCCTCGtgaattttttcttgtcccCATATCACCAATCGATCGCTGTCGCATGCACGTAAATTTTCCAATAGAAACGGTCGATATGAATCAAGAACCAAAACAATGTGCCGCTGCAAGTCGAAGAAAGAGAATAACGCCACTGAAGCACCAAGTCCAATGAGAAGAAATAATTCATCTACGGGTGCTGCATCGCCAACCTGCAGCTCTGCATCCTGAGCGAGGCTCGTGCGCTGAATAATATCCCGAGCCTCGGCATACTCGGCGATAGGATGGAGGTTGAAGGGAATGAAGCACGCCTTTAGCAGGGACGTGAGGGTGAGGGAGGCGGCAGCCGCATCAGCGTGATACGCGACGAAGAGATGGATAGGTTTACGGGTGATGTGGTAAAAACGATTGATACGATCCCACGGTGAAAGTGTATCAGCCATCAACCGCACGTGCGTCTGGGTACTGTAAATAAGTACAGTCTAATTAactatatataaatatatataccttGAGGGTGGGGAGAAAGGGTGTATGTCACACCTTACTTCTACCCTCTTTTGAaattgtgtatatattttttgcttctatgCTCTCTAATGATAAGGTTTACACGACTTTCAGCTCCACCTTACTTATACCTATTGTCAAGGGACACTGTGAAACACTCGATAACAGTAAAAGTGAATAAAATAGTCCGAGAAGACACAGTAGCAAGGAATGatggcagaaaaaaaaagttttagTAATCACTTATACTCCGCGTCCGCATACGCTAAATTGTGGTTGCTAAGAAtgttggtgaagaagaaagggactTCTCCATCCTTACACGTAAAGTCACCTTAGCACGTAATCACGAGGTCAACAAAAGCTAACCGCACCTCTTCCTCTCATGCAAATGTAACTGCCTCGATTAGACACGCTAACCACCCCTCACTTCAACGGCAGTAGAGGTACCCCTGACATATTGTTTCCTGTACGAGCATAGGTGTCACCATTAGAACAACTTCGTCAAGTTTGGCCCGACCCGAATCAAGAATCCCCCTCATAATGGGGTCGTCAAAAATGGAAGTATTGATTTCATGGGAGTCAATTCCCCTCCTTTGTTGCTCCTTCAGAACCGCGAGCACAATCTCGTGTCGTCGAAGATGCCACCGGCGCATCACCTGAAACATCGTAGCAGGTACAGTGTTCTTTAATAAGTAATCCCCATCTATACGTGCCATACGAAAGGCTTCCTGCATAGAGGGATCTTCCATAACCAATGAATCACATGCAAGAGATCCGGATGAAAGAACGCATTGTGCCGCTTCCATCCTCCTTATCCACAAAATGACCTCTTCCGTGTCCCAGTGTAATGGGTCCTCACGTGGCAGCTCGGAATCGCCGTGTGGTTCGCCCAACTGGCAGAATACGACCTGTGCGAGTGGCTCAGGAGGGTGCAATGTCCCGCGACGCTGGGGAACGTGCCCTTCATTTACAGTGTTGGCCGGAACGCCTCccatttgctgctgctgctgttgatcAGAGGAGTATATGTTAACCCCGGTGTCGTTTTCTTGTTCGCATCCACTCCTACGCATGAACTGCGGAAGTGGCACATTGTCTGCATCTTCATCAGCATCATCATTGTCCTCAGCCTCTTCCCCGTCTGCCACTATTTCCGGATCTTCACTTTGGAGACCACAGGCGTTGTCGCAGTCATCTACCTCACTCAAACCTAGCTCCTTGGCTACATATTCATCGTAGCTGGAATAATTTCTCTCAAGCACCTTCCTTCGCTCCCGCAGCTCCCGCATATGAAGTTCCTCCGCGCCGAGGGGATGTTGTGACGCCATTCCACAATCCTCAGAGCCGGAAGAGGCAGATGATCcgctttcattcattttctttacGGACAGGCGACCAATCGTCGTAAAGCGAGACCACTCGGGGCCAAAATGAGCCATTCGCACTTCCTCACTGGCTGCAGCGTTAGCGAACGCATCCACATTTATATTACTCCACGCTCCATAGAAACCATCAACAGGATCATCAGATGCTGATTTCTCACCAAAGGGATCATCAGGTGATAAAGAACGGTGCTTCACAGCGCGTTGACTATGGCAAAGTGCGCAATCCCGTGAAGCAACGCTTTGGATATTATAAACGCCATTGCCCCTGTTGAGAGCCGTAAAATTGCGGTCACAACGGAACAGTCGCAAAGTCGCCCACATTCCCCTCATTAGTACCAGCtgagttttttcttttttttttaaaccccTTCTCTCTACTCACTGGCCCGGTGTTAGCCCTATACTCTTAATCGCCTTCACAAACACATGAACGCGTCTCCTCTCAACGGTATATGGAGGTATTTTGTGTGGTGAGAAAAGGCTGTGCGTTGCAGACGAATTGCAAATAGTTTGAGTGGTTTGAcagcgcacacacacacacacacacacacacattaagaaggagaggggggaaaacaaagagaataaaagaaataagcaaGAAGGATACGTTaaagagaaacgaaaaaaaaaatgacaccCAATTTTTTACATCTATTTCCCACTAGAGTTTAGATGATGCTCAGTCTAATTCATCCACATCCCCTcgtatacaaaataaaaacaaagaaaggcgTATAGTTGTCGCTCATTGGCACTACGTTGACATAATCTTTGTGACCCTACCCACAGACATTTGCACAAACTTCACTCCACtgctcctctcctctccctgCTACACgaatgaaggagaaaaaaagaaataaggagCTGCGGACCGACGGAAGCGGTCAATgggagattaaaaaaaaaaattaacgtAGCACCAGAAACCGTCACTCGAACTTATTAACACCTGCATAAATacaagtaacaacaacaaggagTTCTTTCGTATCCCGAAACAACTTGGAAGGAGACCACATAGAGCATACCCATTTCCCTACCCTctggaaaaaaggaacagaagATATCagtaaaaaattaaaatatgtAAACATACACAGCTAGGTAGAAATGTTACGGGTTAAAACATTGAGCGGCCGCATGTACCTTTACCCctttaccccccccccccccaatcaAAGCACGCGCACTCACGGATACCAAAACAgcagtcttttttttttttaatttcgtAGTATTGTTGTTTCAGAGCATTTCATAGATTATTCGGCGTCTGGTCTCTTTTGTTCAGTCCTCGGCCGGGAGGAGCTACGCGTGCCCATGATTACCGATATTACGACCATTGCAACCGTCACAGCGGTGcttcaaaagaaaactacaacaacaacaaccataatatagatgaaaaaaaagcttGAGAATTGGCAGACAAGCGAGAGTGAAGAATAATAAGGCGTAGAAGAAAGTGCatgagcaaaacaaaaaaaaaaacgcaaacacCCAATGCCAGTTCGCATTTGGGCAGAGCAGCACAAACACGCCCCTACTCGACTCCACCTTTGACTCTGCCTTcgctgtaaaaaaaaaaggtggtgaaaaaagaaaaggtacaaGTGCTTAAATAGCAGTCCATCGTCACGTTGGTTTAGTTAATAACTGAATAGGCGTAGCATATTTTCAGCACTCTTGCCAATTGCATACACGTGTGTTTGCTACGCATCTGGACCCAGCTTTGCGCAGCCCCTTTCCACAAAATATAGCACGACCTATTACAATGCAACGTCATGTGTACTACATATTAGGTATTCGCATGCATATGTGCATGTTTACGCATAAGTCGATGTGAAACTTACACTTGCGCGTACTGCCAGTTGAAGTTACAACTTAGTGGTCCTTCCCCCTGGCGTTCCATTTTCCTGCGATGCGTACCCATTAGGGTGAGTGCGCTGAAACTTCCAGGATGTTTCCATGATGGCCTCGAGAGTGTCGTATTTTGGTTTCCAGCCCAGCACCTCCCGTGCCTTATCGCTGGCAGCCACAAGATACGCCGGGTCCCCCTCCCGACGGCCACACTCACGCACCGGAATCGGGTGCCCAGTAGTCTTGCGCGCCACTTCTATAACCTCACGCACGGAGTACCCCCGCGAAGTGCCAAGGTTAAACACAGAGAAGTACTTGGACTTGTCATTCGGTCCCAGTTTCTCCACGTAATCAAGAGCTAATATGTGAGCCGACGCAAGATCACACACGTGAACGTAGTCCCGTACACACGTGCCGTCGGGTGTAGGATAGTCTGTACCAAATATGGGCATTCTCTTGTCAGTTGACGCATCCTCGTGAATTGTTAATCTTTGATCCGGTGCGATGTCGCTCATTACCCTACCCAAGATTATAGGGATTAGATGCGTGGAGCCTTGGTAGTGCTCACCGATATCTCCATCCTCGTGCGCTCCACAGGCATTGAAGTAACGGAGGCAAATGCCTTTAATCCCGTATGCTTCCGCGCAATCCCTTATCATCCTCTCCGCAATAAGTTTCGACTCGCCATATGGACTTTCTGGGCTCTTTTTGGCGTTAATATCGATGGGTTCTGCGTTTGTGGACACGGAGCCCTTTGTTGGGTTGCCAAAAATGGCGGCACTACTGGAGAAGATGATTTTGTCGCACTTGTGTAACAACATCGCTTGAAGCAACCTTAGAATACCAACCACATTGTTGTCATAATACTTTAGTGGATCTCTCACACTCTCACCAACGGCAAGGAAAGCACACATGTGGACAACAGCATCGATAGGACCATGGCGAGTGAAAACGCCGTTAAGGAAGTCTTCGTTACGCACGTCTCCCACCTCCAGTGCGGCGTATCGATCCGCCCACGGCGGCTTCGGTCCATCACTTTGTTGCAACTTCCGCGCTACATTTTCCCTGGTTTCCACATGGTCGCTTTTCCCATGCGTCCCCACAAGCGAGTCAACGATGACAACACTGTGGTTCGTGTCGCGCAAAAGAGCCCGCACGAAGTGGCTTCCAATGTAACCTGCGCCTCCACAAACCAAAACGCGCATGGTAAAGAGGTTCTTTCCCCGTTACTAAATCCTTCTCCCTATATATACTTCTTTATGAAGAAAGGGAGTGTAGGTACCAAACAAGTCAGTTGAACTAGTTGTTTCAATCCCTTCGCGACCACTGCGGTGGATTTACTAACTTTCGACTTCACCGAAAATAGGGctttatgtatgtatatgtatatattccCTTTGTCTACTGCTATATCAAAGTCGAGGTATTAATAATGCTAGCAAAGTGAGCATTATAAACAGCAGGAAAACAGTAACCGAAAGTCCACTTCAACAGACATGTACATGTGCGTATGCATACTAAttcaaaaaataagggaCCAAGAAACAGTTCCAAacggaacaaagaaaaattctGTGAGAAAAGTGTCAACGAATCATGCTACGTACCACCAAATTGAATTGGCTCGCATGTATGCACTTGTCCGCGgtcacacacattcacataGTTCCACCACTACAGAATGCAGCAGGAAAAAGGGTACTCGGCCTCATATGGCTTCTCGAGgaagttggaaaaaaaacgtggaAGTACATGCATACGCACAAAAACTCTCGGTTTCACTTTTTCCCACCTACGGAAGGTATGACAAAGTAGTAACTGTTTGGGTGGCGTGCAACAGCCACTTCCCTCGCCGGTAAGGGCCCTGCAAACGCGCCAGAAGCACGAGGGTCAGCAG
Proteins encoded in this window:
- a CDS encoding cell division cycle protein CDC45; translated protein: MADTLSPWDRINRFYHITRKPIHLFVAYHADAAAASLTLTSLLKACFIPFNLHPIAEYAEARDIIQRTSLAQDAELQVGDAAPVDELFLLIGLGASVALFSFFDLQRHIVLVLDSYRPFLLENLRACDSDRLVIWGQEKIHEEVDDFFRTQREQEKARRRRRRRRQMHRRRVRQHAEGDVEEDEVSDEASSSDDDDDDENDDEYGDDDEMTPSQSQERLDWLREDVPAHLERLYYAAECAGKSCALEMYDLAILLNRVKEPVLWHAALGVCDLFKRRLVDYGTYITDMRRIHNEVKLRKGIRHGLLDDLTNDTVNRYHKQVSSSNTMQLSSLEEDQLFLLRHLSLWNAMWLHPVVAGLLSLHRVEEGLGTLRQLLARCGVSAKVAQQPWRELPDDVKKDSCQLVRNELKQLLRTRGSFIKNPIQIQCVARTTGYSVEVSTFDICTLFTALLSAAPPSTIYTTSKDETTMKEKLREFRREQFWRAHDIIDADPNSPAFGAAVKEAQALHESVATATSALMQPGMMQSTKGIHYTQPADPTNTSTALETFGCPFRLGVLVERLLYTLTVERGLGKYTRDVRPVLLSCYIPRFTAAPEQQQQQQQHQQQQQQAEHSFIVVFAHEGPITAGLTPLIPVVRWNDCVTDTEEFLVPPLRDFVRRDAVVVEGRESTAHLAEMLHLHSLAGGR
- a CDS encoding UDP-galactose 4-epimerase, with protein sequence MRVLVCGGAGYIGSHFVRALLRDTNHSVVIVDSLVGTHGKSDHVETRENVARKLQQSDGPKPPWADRYAALEVGDVRNEDFLNGVFTRHGPIDAVVHMCAFLAVGESVRDPLKYYDNNVVGILRLLQAMLLHKCDKIIFSSSAAIFGNPTKGSVSTNAEPIDINAKKSPESPYGESKLIAERMIRDCAEAYGIKGICLRYFNACGAHEDGDIGEHYQGSTHLIPIILGRVMSDIAPDQRLTIHEDASTDKRMPIFGTDYPTPDGTCVRDYVHVCDLASAHILALDYVEKLGPNDKSKYFSVFNLGTSRGYSVREVIEVARKTTGHPIPVRECGRREGDPAYLVAASDKAREVLGWKPKYDTLEAIMETSWKFQRTHPNGYASQENGTPGGRTTKL